The genomic stretch GACGAGTCTCCGGAGAGGTCGAGGGACAGGGAGCGACACAGGGACAGAGAAGGTCATGCTGGCAGTAGTAGCTGTCGATCCAAAACCCCGTCTGCTTCATCAACACTGTATTCCTCCACTTCAACTAAAGCAAACACAGTTGCTGGCTCCATCATACTGGAGCCTAGTGCGGGCATCACAGATGACAATGAGGCAGTCAGCCCGGAAACCAACCTGCGATGCCTAGTCAATTTTTTCAGGTAAGCTTCACAATACATCccgttttgttttatttagaaGAGTTTGATTTCATGTTAATTCTATGTTTTCTTTAGAACCATGGGTTACCAGCAAGACGTCGTGGAGCGTGTCATCAAGGAgacgggacagacggaagatACCTTCCTCATTCTTGAGAAAATTGTCGCAGAAACAAAAAATTGTGAAGGAGGAATAAAAAAAGGAGTAAAAGACACTAAACCGAACAATGTGCACTCCTCAGACCTTCCTTCAGCCTCCTCCACGCTGTCCTCTCTCTCTGTTGAGAAGGAACGGGATGCAGGGAGGTCCAAAGAGAACATTAAACCCAACCAGTACAGAGCCAGAAGTAACGGCCTAGGCCATCGGAGGCAGTGCAGTGGAAGTGAGACCAGCACTCAACAGGTAAGCATCCTTGTAAGACATGTCTGCACCGAGATGTACACTTCAGGGTTGGTTAGCCATGGTGCGAGTTCGAAAGGGAAAGCCTTGTTTTTCCATCATATGGCCTGGATAGTcatgttattttaacaaaacaaagaacagaAATGATCTccgaaagacaaaaacagctttGAGTTTTCTCTCCTaatctgtgcattttttaagtGGCagtttgcattgttcctgttctTATACTTGATCTGGTATAGATTTGGTATTTACATACCTggagtaaaaatacaaaaaaaagttctcacTGCAATCTCTTCGAGATAGTGGGTTGCAGGGGGGTAGAGGCTAGGAGCCAtaatcatctaatttgcataataagtgcgtgttctttttttttaaaaaggctgaaaaaatgctgacatgtATTTGTGTGGTAGTGGGTTGCTGCGGGATGGGGACTAGGTGCCATCGTCAACACTTCACGGGGTTGTGGAGGTGCCCTGCATGTCTGAATCTCTGCTCCAGAGGCGAATACATCAGCCTTTGTGGCTACGTGTATTTGATTAccgatgcaagaaacactttttGTCTTTCACTTTCAATGCGTCCCGTGTGGACGTAGCAGAGTTAGATGCCACCTAACAGCGCCAAATCCATTCATCCAGTGTACTGTATAAgtggcaggccgccacaaataaattaatgtatgggaaacactgcactgTAGAAGCACGGTTGATAGTCTTTTTTGCTATTTGCATTGCATTATTTTACAGGCCATCACCATCAAAAGGAGCTCCAGTGCCCAAGGAGGAGCTGGGAACTATGAGGTCATTACTATTGATGATGACGAGGATGTCCCAGTCACCAGTGTCAAAACAGCAGATACTCGGACATCCAGGGTGACAATGGCACATGCTGACACCCAAACTGGATCCAGAACAGACTACTTGGCACGGGGAGGGGGTAGCATTTCACAGAGGGATCACGTGTCAAGAAGCGGGACTCGGACTTTGGGTGGATCAATGAAAGTTGAGAGTGTGACGGCACTGCGCAGCGCCCCCCAGTGGCTGACGGCCAGCACCACCTCTGTGTCTTCCACTCCAACTGTAAGTCATGCTTCTCTTCGTGGAAAGCGCACACACTCTGATTTGCAATATTTTAACTGCAATGACGTATCAACATGATTGCATGTCCCATGTTTGTCTCTTTCTCCTCTGTATTTGATTGTGCTCTTCAGTCGGCTCTAACGACAAGCCGGCCTTCACCCTATCAGACCATTGGCCACGTGGGCTTCCTTGGCAGCGCAGCCAGGAATCCTCCTGCAGCCAATCCCCAGGCCCCCCCGGTGACTGGTTTGGCTCGTTTCCACCAATCATTAAAAACTCCATACACTCTGAAGCTACCCAATGAACCAGGGCGGCCAGAACTGCGCCATATCATCATAGATGGCAGCAATGTGGCTATGGCGTGAGTTCACACGAAGACGCATACACACATAAATGCCTGGCAGTAAAATACCATTcgcaataaataaattaatcagaGTAAAAATTTTTACTCCAGTCCAAgttattttagcattttttttttcaatccaaCTACAAGGTTATTTCCTACTTACCCTTTGCCAATTCTCTTCCCTGTTCTCATCACATTTCTCTTTAGTCACGGCCTGCATCGCTTCTTCTCCTGTCGAGGAATAGCACTTGCAGTGGAGACATtttggaggcggggccacaGGGAGATCACTGTATTTGTTCCTCAGTGGCGCCAGAAGAGAGACCCGTTGACAACAGGTACAAACGGCAACGTGTGTGAATCAGCTGGTTTATGGTTCAAAGGTAACATGTGGGTTTATATGTTctgtattttgaattgtttcacatacagtatcttgttTGCTGGGTTTTTCTACAGAGCAACATTTTTTAACTCAACTCGAAGACCTGCGGCTGCTCTCCTTCACACCCTCAAGAGAGGTCTGTGGCCAAAGGATAGCGTCACACGATGACAGGTGCTCaccaacaacacacaaacacaatttcaCACCTGCACCTGTCATTTTAGTACATGTAGTTACTGTACAACTGCGAATGAATCTCCCAATAGCAGAgctgccaacatgtacgcattttttgcacacgacacacattttgacccttgaatatgAATGTGCACtttgcacctccaaaaaaaaatcaagctgCGGCGACACGGACCGTTAAGCAGGGGTGTTATAAGGTcttgtgacaagatttcttgttcagaaaaaagtaataatacattaattaattaatcggaaaataaattaaattaactaGATAATTTTGCCTGCCTGGATATATTTCCGTATGCATgcgttttccttgtctctcgcctccaaaaagGCAGAAAGAGGGTTCACacactgtgcattggtttcaacaccttggcgtgtttgttgcttagaacaatggcatgaatagAGTGAGCCCTTCTGTCTgtcatacagtctttgtctCGATGGGCGGAGGCAGGGCCACTAATGCATAAGTAATTAACTAATAATTAAACTAGTAGATTTGCAATGTGTCTCCTGACACCCCTAATTCGATGCCATTTGTTTGGAAATTCTTTCAACTGATGACTTAATCCCGCAAGTTTAATCCTTGCTTTTTCTCTTAGATTCCTGCTCCATTTAGCGGAAAAAACGGAGGGGATCATCGTAACCAATGACAACCTCAGAGACTTTGTCAACTCTTCTGACACCTGGCGCAGGATCATTCTGGAGAGGTGATTGATGAGTCATTGGCGTAACATCACCTGACACATGTTGTAATAGACACAGGGGCCCCTGGTGTCAGCCTGGTGCAGTCTAAAGTGTGTTTGTAAACTACTGTTGTCTTTTGCTGACAGATTACTTCAGTTTACTTTTGTGGAGGACCACTTCATGATCCCTGATGATCCTCTGGGTAGGAGCGGACCTCATCTGGACCTCTTCCTTCGTAAAAACAGGTATGGATCATCCCTTGGGTTTGACTTACACCCAATGTTGAACCGCGCTTGGCTCGACACGACTCTACTTGCAATTGATGCTTTTGCATTTGCAAAAGAAGGTACTAGGAGTGTTATTTCTAGTCTGCCAAGCTACTACCTTATCGGTGACCACTGCTAGGCGCTCACTGATGGAGCAGATTTGTTGTTGCGCGACGACATAACATTTCAGGATACACAACTAGAAACGTCACAAACACACTTGCTAATGTGTACGCTATTTTACCTAACCTAACTCTTAATCTGGCAAGGAACCACTAAAAATCGATGCTGCATGGCTCTCTATTAAAGTGCTCACGACGCCAAAAACGTTTTGAAAAAAGCAATAACTAAATGAAAGTACtcagtaaaacatttttgtcaaactgCTGTCATAGAAAAAAGTATGAAATATGACTGAGATGacgtggtgattttgacacgcaCCCCCAGCAAGTATTCTCAACTGACACCATCTTGGTTGTGACGTCACTGACAGACTGCATTGCGGGAACCAACTTCAAAGGCAGGCAACCATGAACTcgcagcaaagccaagaaagtaacatattcacaacaatcacaacaataacattcactgatattgtgatAACTCTGATAAAACGCACAAACAAATGGCCACAAGTATATTTTTTTGGCTGTCAGTATGTGACACAGACACTGCAAAAATGAAGCCCCCATcgtattattctaagatttgtGGAAtagatgtatttaaaaaaaaaaaaaattatttacttGGAAGAAAAAGACTCttttcaagttttcccataatgcattgcatctgagcaacgtaTTAattggggcactgcaatgacgtcaacCTCGCTCTAGGCAGCATCGCAGCACCATCCACTATTCTCTATGCTGCtggtcctccaatgaaatgctttgctcagatgcaatgcattatgggtaaacattaaaatgtttggttttgtaatttttagattCGTATTGGCACACCTTTACATACTTATCAGGGATACCTTTTgactgttaagttgctgtgtgatgaggttAGTGTTACttctaagatgacacagtgagtcagactgttaatttgagtaatgacctgcaatttccagtggatTGACAAGGTCGTCGTTACTCGTGTGTGCCACAatgtgccattttatgacgtggacccGTGCGGGTTAAACAAaagtacaaatctgttttttcctctgaatttagcgggtgcagcttatacaccagaaattacggtacgGTAATTCACGAATGAATGTGTATTttaaaatagtcatttttaaaaatgaataaaaatacaagtaatacataatagataataaatataaaaaataaagtgaagcTGAGCCAAGGCACAATGACTACGGTAAAGTCAAACAGCAAGTCAGGTAGCTTTTGACGTGGGGATTGCCTTTAAAAAATAACCATCAATTGAAAAtgatcacctgtcaatcactcaTCCACTTCCTCTTTCCCTCACCATGTGTCCTTTTAGACAACTTCCCCTCAACCCTCCCCCTCTGAGACCGCCAGATCTGCGTCCATcctcgcagcagcagcagccgctTTACGTGCAAGCCCTCCATTCTGCCCCGTGGACCCCCGCAGTTGCACCCCAGCCACCACCTTCTTTGATGCCCCAACCCAATGTGCAGTGGCCCCACCCAGGCCGCCGTACTGCTTCTCCCTCCCACTCGCCACCCCCCCAGCGTTCAGCGGGTGAGACGTCAGAGCTGAGGAGGCAGCTGTGCGACATCTTCCCTGACCAGAAGCAACAAATAGACGGCATCCTCAGCGAGAACCCGTACATGAGAGACTTGAATGCCCTGTCGGGGCTGCTGCTGGGATGATTCTTTCTTTTCACACACCTTTGTGTGTTCCATGTGTTGCTTTGGGTTGCATGAGGGAGgtgttttgggtgttttttttgccattgtcAGTAGTGGGGATCTACGGTGTTGTCATCATACACCTGTACTACCTAACTTATGTCAAACAAAGGCAACAAAACCTGCACAATGGAAGTTCTTTAGTGGTTGAATACTTTTGTAAATGCTGAAAAGTACCATTTCTAcatcaacaaaataacaaacaaaaaacgcaATGTGTGCAGGTCCATTGTGACTCCAAAATATCTCACTTTTTGTATATATCCATGACACATAATCACTCTGTTGCTGAATTTAAAGCGACATTGCACATTTGTATCTCTTCAAAAAGTATATTTGGACTTTCATGTCAAGCTTTATACACTACAAGGACACCTTAAAATCAATGTGATATACTAATGTTTTAGTATTGTTTAGTAGTATTTGTGCATCACAATCGTGTATGGTTTTGTTTGCAGCCTTAATTGTCAGATGTGATCTCGTCGACTTCAACAGCATCATTATTACACGCACCACTTTTTGGTGGAATATGTTCCTTGGAACACGCGCTTCTCTGTGTGCAGCCAAGAGTTCCAGTTAAAAAGGGGCTCGAAGCCACTACAAGTCTGGATTTATTTGTGTTCAGTCGTGAGTTAAGTTAAGCGGATTGCAGTCGCAAACAGTGTTTCCACTGTGCGGTTGTAGCAAGGAAGTATGTACAGTCAAGTTGACAGTTTGCCGCTCACCCGTGGCGGAGTCGCTCCAACGGAATGCAGACAGGAAGTTCCCCTGCATGCATGGTGTGATGTGCATCGGTTTTGTAACACGCCAGCAATTCCTCTACACAGATATGCTTTGTTGGTGTTTACCATGCCGAAGGATTTTCCCTTTTGTTGTATTatactttttttgtgtataCTGACTTGTGTTTGTACATAGCATTTTTGGACATGCGGTTTTATGTAAGTGAGGGGCAGTAAATGCCACAGTCTGCGAGCTTCTGAGCTACCCTCCACCTTTTTTTCAGGGCGCTATGATGGCCAAAGTGTGGATTAAAAGTGGTTTCCTGACAgttctttattgtgtatataaaATGTCAAAGGAGAATGTAAATAATGGTTCCTTTTCAGGATGAATAAAGAAATATCTATTACCACTGGATGACTGTTGGAAATGCACACGTtagagatgtgcgagtcatgaacgaatcgttgaaaactttttttgttgtgactTGTTCACCCCTGTTAACTACAAGCtacattttaacaagaaaaccagaTAACGGGTCAGGGtgtgtcgtaaatttacgagaaaaaatgtgttagaataaagtcaaaaatttatggaaaaaacgtcatcaagaatgaagtcgtacattttataactttttcctcattcatttacgactttattctcggaatctccgatttttttcttaatgtggccctaatactcaacgtttatttttaaatttgttaaGGACAATCACTCAAATGAAATTTAAGTGGCTCAGCAGGGTGCATTCCGTCTGCATGACAGTTGCACCCAAAGTATTCAATCATTACCAATACGTAATGTTATGTGTAACGTTGCAATTGTGAATTGAGCGCATAATTTGACGTTGGGAGGAAAAGAGTGTGTTACCGATGCTTGCCACTAAGGGTCAGTATAGGATTGCGAGCACTTGGCAGGTTAGCGTCCACCGGATAAAGCTTTCCACccgaaaaatgtaatatttcagtGGTCCCGAACAAGAATCACCAAAAGTCACTCAGTAGTGCCCCctttaaattttgaaaaaaaaatatatataggtCACCATGTATAGcagttttattcttgtaaatttacgttaCAGGCAAATTACAGGTAAATTTAATTCCCGAGAATAtatttacggctttattctagtaaatgtatgaatttattcATGTCAATTTAGACCAAGATTAACATTAgaagggtaaaactaacctacAACAAAAACTAACCTGGCTCACGACaggctaaaccaggggtgtccaaagtgcagactgggggccatttatggcacgcagctgtttttttactggccctcggccgattccaaaaatacaagtgaacaagaaaactaaaaaaaaaaaaacaacagcaaaaattaaagagcagtaattttgcaagaataaaaggATTATTAAGACATTCAAGTCCtgatattaagaggaaaaaatagtACAGAGTTGaacaattaaaggaaaaaatgataatgtcagaaacaaacaaaacaaaagcaaagttgacattttggacaattaagtctgggaaaagttagaatataagaataataaagtcaaaatattatgagaatagagtcataatattaccatacacaaaaaatatatacaaaaagaaagtgtagattttggaataaaaataggaaaaaagggTAACGTAAGGAGGAAAAATGTGATACGTAGAATACGCTCTGTCagtgataacacaaagctgagatgcaagctGTCTTCATTCAATTAAAAAACGTCGCTGCATATCTACaagggtttaaaaaatgtcaaagtggcccccgcagtctttgatttttcagtatgtggccctcggtggaaaaagtttggacacccctggtctaaacccagctcacgttcctgATTatttttacgactttattcctttaaatctctgattattattttttttcaatgtggcccttatACTCGGTCGTAGCTGAGAGGCAGCTCGcgtctaaaaaaaacactcgttagttggggacaCTCGTACGCCAAGGTACCAcggtataaatgacaataaaaaataccagcaGTTCTCCAGTAGCTT from Dunckerocampus dactyliophorus isolate RoL2022-P2 chromosome 5, RoL_Ddac_1.1, whole genome shotgun sequence encodes the following:
- the n4bp1 gene encoding NEDD4-binding protein 1 isoform X1; translation: MSTTRPLLGMKRVTELACVEQPNNRFPSSAARQQQETQTVDEFAVLEDKEDELKFARPRVERVFKVTFTIIGLLDHTGQAHGSTAARQIWLQLRGNCDDVSKAKEYVRGLCDPELKKEERYPVDMHCIFAGARGLFLDRLVRDTSAEVLVPEPGRLRLLGRAEPVVMAQSRVQQFVALFQEKRSLLSDREQAVKRAFKSFVEERDDKYTMELLLLPSALKEELLGLAHSPTSSSTPSLAQLNQNLHPSVAEIDQDRSQSSTPVTELSIRILDTSFEDRGTFGEGAGKAASAATITAVGAAGGGIGLGPEVVLLNGTRPSHKRRFSESEPRDTKRQYSLERRDESPERSRDRERHRDREGHAGSSSCRSKTPSASSTLYSSTSTKANTVAGSIILEPSAGITDDNEAVSPETNLRCLVNFFRTMGYQQDVVERVIKETGQTEDTFLILEKIVAETKNCEGGIKKGVKDTKPNNVHSSDLPSASSTLSSLSVEKERDAGRSKENIKPNQYRARSNGLGHRRQCSGSETSTQQAITIKRSSSAQGGAGNYEVITIDDDEDVPVTSVKTADTRTSRVTMAHADTQTGSRTDYLARGGGSISQRDHVSRSGTRTLGGSMKVESVTALRSAPQWLTASTTSVSSTPTSALTTSRPSPYQTIGHVGFLGSAARNPPAANPQAPPVTGLARFHQSLKTPYTLKLPNEPGRPELRHIIIDGSNVAMAHGLHRFFSCRGIALAVETFWRRGHREITVFVPQWRQKRDPLTTGTNGNVCESAGLWFKEQHFLTQLEDLRLLSFTPSREVCGQRIASHDDRFLLHLAEKTEGIIVTNDNLRDFVNSSDTWRRIILERLLQFTFVEDHFMIPDDPLGRSGPHLDLFLRKNRQLPLNPPPLRPPDLRPSSQQQQPLYVQALHSAPWTPAVAPQPPPSLMPQPNVQWPHPGRRTASPSHSPPPQRSAGETSELRRQLCDIFPDQKQQIDGILSENPYMRDLNALSGLLLG
- the n4bp1 gene encoding NEDD4-binding protein 1 isoform X2, which gives rise to MSTTRPLLGMKRVTELACVEQPNNRFPSSAARQQQETQTVDEFAVLEDKEDELKFARPRVERVFKVTFTIIGLLDHTGQAHGSTAARQIWLQLRGNCDDVSKAKEYVRGLCDPELKKEERYPVDMHCIFAGARGLFLDRLVRDTSAEVLVPEPGRLRLLGRAEPVVMAQSRVQQFVALFQEKRSLLSDREQAVKRAFKSFVEERDDKYTMELLLLPSALKEELLGLAHSPTSSSTPSLAQLNQNLHPSVAEIDQDRSQSSTPVTELSIRILDTSFEDRGTFGEGAGKAASAATITAVGAAGGGIGLGPEVVLLNGTRPSHKRRFSESEPRDTKRQYSLERRDESPERSRDRERHRDREGHAGSSSCRSKTPSASSTLYSSTSTKANTVAGSIILEPSAGITDDNEAVSPETNLRCLVNFFRTMGYQQDVVERVIKETGQTEDTFLILEKIVAETKNCEGGIKKGVKDTKPNNVHSSDLPSASSTLSSLSVEKERDAGRSKENIKPNQYRARSNGLGHRRQCSGSETSTQQAITIKRSSSAQGGAGNYEVITIDDDEDVPVTSVKTADTRTSRVTMAHADTQTGSRTDYLARGGGSISQRDHVSRSGTRTLGGSMKVESVTALRSAPQWLTASTTSVSSTPTSALTTSRPSPYQTIGHVGFLGSAARNPPAANPQAPPVTGLARFHQSLKTPYTLKLPNEPGRPELRHIIIDGSNVAMAHGLHRFFSCRGIALAVETFWRRGHREITVFVPQWRQKRDPLTTEQHFLTQLEDLRLLSFTPSREVCGQRIASHDDRFLLHLAEKTEGIIVTNDNLRDFVNSSDTWRRIILERLLQFTFVEDHFMIPDDPLGRSGPHLDLFLRKNRQLPLNPPPLRPPDLRPSSQQQQPLYVQALHSAPWTPAVAPQPPPSLMPQPNVQWPHPGRRTASPSHSPPPQRSAGETSELRRQLCDIFPDQKQQIDGILSENPYMRDLNALSGLLLG